The following proteins come from a genomic window of Mesoaciditoga lauensis cd-1655R = DSM 25116:
- a CDS encoding ABC transporter ATP-binding protein produces MEKEKAIIARKLKKAFKDILAVDDVSFEVFNGEIYGFLGPNGAGKTTTLRMLTGILRPTSGEAEILGMNVFKNPLEVKAKIGVVPDEPSIYENLTGQEFLEFIGSIFSMKKSDMNQRISELCKAFDVNFLEKFIGDYSHGMRQKLMLVSVLMRKPRVLFLDEPTVGLDAKSAKILKMLLRKYANEGAAIFMTTHVLEIAEKMCDRIGIIDKGKLIAEGTLEELRGKAKKESLEDIFLSLTGEDEIKEIVNNL; encoded by the coding sequence ATGGAAAAGGAAAAAGCCATTATCGCAAGAAAGTTAAAAAAGGCTTTTAAAGATATCCTGGCGGTTGATGATGTAAGCTTCGAAGTGTTCAATGGAGAAATATACGGCTTTTTGGGTCCGAACGGTGCGGGAAAAACAACCACTCTGAGAATGCTTACCGGCATCCTTAGACCAACATCTGGCGAAGCTGAAATATTGGGAATGAATGTTTTCAAGAATCCTTTAGAAGTTAAAGCGAAAATTGGGGTTGTTCCGGACGAGCCTAGTATATACGAAAACTTAACTGGCCAAGAGTTTTTGGAATTCATAGGATCGATTTTTTCTATGAAGAAAAGCGATATGAATCAAAGAATTTCTGAACTTTGTAAGGCTTTTGACGTGAACTTTTTGGAAAAATTCATAGGTGATTACTCACATGGCATGAGGCAGAAACTCATGCTTGTTTCGGTTTTAATGAGGAAACCACGGGTTTTGTTCTTGGATGAGCCAACAGTTGGACTCGATGCGAAAAGTGCCAAGATATTGAAAATGCTTCTTAGGAAATATGCAAATGAAGGAGCGGCCATTTTCATGACAACCCACGTCCTTGAAATAGCGGAGAAAATGTGCGATAGAATAGGAATAATAGACAAAGGAAAACTCATAGCTGAAGGGACTTTGGAAGAATTAAGAGGTAAAGCGAAAAAAGAATCCCTGGAAGACATATTCTTATCTCTTACGGGAGAAGATGAGATAAAGGAGATAGTGAACAACCTATGA
- a CDS encoding HAD family hydrolase, giving the protein MIKFVGVDLDGTLLNSEKMVTDENAKAIEAMENKGIKVTIFTGRSWISGREYLKNIRSDIPAVFQNGAYITTSKSNKVLREVLLDATMAHEVIKKARIYDFFCFVTKDFLNVPDIIHEMDVPAHSKFAYYFKRNSPRMQKVKDVLKEVKGDVAGITWVGPLKEVKKVISELSDIYKNEMTIIIDTILGEEVFVEFIGRNCGKETAMDFLLNYYDLSYDEAAFIGDSYNDVGALQLVSHPIAMGNSPREIKEMAEFVTHTNDENGFAHAVHNFILKESDLVDQNCHIDDQ; this is encoded by the coding sequence TTGATAAAGTTTGTGGGAGTAGATTTAGATGGTACGCTTTTGAATTCCGAAAAGATGGTAACAGACGAAAACGCCAAAGCTATCGAAGCTATGGAAAATAAAGGAATAAAGGTTACCATCTTTACCGGTCGAAGTTGGATTTCAGGACGCGAATATCTTAAAAACATACGAAGTGATATCCCTGCCGTTTTTCAAAACGGAGCTTACATCACGACTTCTAAATCCAACAAAGTGCTTAGAGAAGTTCTTCTCGATGCCACAATGGCTCATGAAGTGATAAAAAAAGCAAGAATATATGATTTCTTTTGCTTTGTTACAAAAGACTTTTTAAACGTTCCGGATATAATTCACGAAATGGATGTTCCAGCGCACTCAAAATTCGCATATTACTTTAAAAGAAATTCCCCTCGTATGCAAAAAGTGAAAGATGTGCTCAAAGAAGTAAAAGGAGATGTGGCTGGCATTACGTGGGTTGGTCCGCTTAAAGAAGTAAAAAAGGTGATTTCTGAACTTTCCGATATATATAAAAACGAGATGACGATAATCATCGACACGATATTAGGTGAAGAAGTCTTCGTCGAATTTATAGGAAGGAATTGCGGAAAAGAGACGGCTATGGATTTTCTTCTTAACTATTATGACTTGTCTTACGATGAAGCTGCTTTCATAGGAGACAGCTACAACGATGTGGGGGCTCTCCAACTGGTTTCCCATCCGATAGCCATGGGAAATTCTCCAAGAGAAATAAAAGAAATGGCGGAATTCGTAACTCACACAAACGATGAAAATGGGTTCGCCCATGCCGTTCACAATTTCATTTTGAAAGAGAGTGATCTTGTTGATCAAAATTGCCATATTGACGATCAGTGA
- the dprA gene encoding DNA-processing protein DprA, whose product MKVEEALFSVLKTSNVKEVEREMEMAQKLGVTLIPIGDERYPVALSRIHEPPLILYAKGRVDILKDFSIAIVGSRKATSYGKMVAMNLARDLARYSVTIVSGLAYGVDSSAHVGALKVGKTVAVLGNGIDIVYPLANKRVFEEIAEKGCIISEFPFGTKPQKWTFPKRNRIIVGLSMGVVVVEAAKRSGSLITARLALEEGREVFAVPGEIFSKTSEGTNNLIKNGAKCVTSFEDVLNEFEYLSFSDASIDAKDQESDRIILTLKEGPKSIEELQMALKIQTSTLNEKLTLLEIDGKVMYDNAGKYMLR is encoded by the coding sequence ATGAAAGTAGAAGAAGCGCTTTTTTCAGTTTTAAAAACTTCAAACGTTAAAGAAGTCGAAAGAGAAATGGAAATGGCGCAAAAATTGGGAGTAACTCTCATACCAATAGGGGATGAAAGATATCCAGTAGCTCTTTCCCGAATTCACGAACCTCCACTTATTCTGTATGCGAAGGGAAGAGTGGACATTTTAAAAGATTTCTCAATAGCCATAGTGGGCTCAAGAAAAGCTACTTCTTACGGAAAAATGGTGGCCATGAATTTGGCTCGTGATTTGGCACGCTACTCAGTAACGATCGTCAGCGGTTTGGCTTATGGGGTGGATTCTTCAGCACATGTTGGTGCTCTAAAAGTTGGAAAAACGGTCGCCGTCCTCGGAAATGGAATAGACATTGTTTATCCTTTAGCCAACAAACGCGTTTTTGAAGAAATTGCCGAAAAAGGTTGCATAATAAGTGAATTCCCCTTTGGTACCAAACCGCAAAAATGGACTTTTCCAAAAAGAAATCGCATAATAGTCGGACTTTCTATGGGAGTTGTAGTTGTTGAGGCCGCAAAAAGAAGCGGCTCTTTGATAACGGCCAGACTGGCTTTAGAAGAAGGCAGAGAAGTCTTTGCGGTACCAGGAGAAATTTTTTCGAAAACGAGCGAAGGAACGAACAACCTGATAAAAAATGGTGCAAAATGTGTAACATCTTTTGAAGATGTGTTGAATGAATTTGAATATCTCTCTTTTTCTGATGCTTCAATTGATGCAAAGGATCAAGAAAGCGATCGTATAATTCTAACCTTAAAAGAGGGACCAAAAAGTATAGAAGAATTGCAAATGGCCTTGAAAATCCAAACTTCAACTTTAAATGAAAAACTTACACTTCTGGAAATAGATGGAAAAGTCATGTACGACAACGCTGGCAAATACATGCTAAGGTAA
- the mutL gene encoding DNA mismatch repair endonuclease MutL: MPIVELPPEVVRRIAAGEVVDHPSSVIKELIENSLDAQADKIKVEIYNGGKSKIVVEDNGIGMSSDDLKIAVLPHTTSKIKKFEDLFEIHSYGFRGEALASIGAVSKMHIETSQAGELGASIEVIGGKIGEIKTVAKGKGTRIIVSDLFFNVPARRKFLSSASVETRMVTEIIQKFILSHDVEFHYHRDGQQIFNMKKGISIDRKIKSVLADVELVEVDSFFGGVRIHGYVSPPYVGKKNRTNEIIFVNGRYVRSGLLMKAIETGYAEHLKKGEFPTAVLFIELPPQLVDVNVHPQKLEVKFSDNSKIFSMVVSAVKKALASPSVFHIPQQEEPSKVEEEPSFRSSFSTSDSSYSPTSPNTNSTVAKGPSFQGNEREEKRAPNNPFPFEMGVDFKRRNESLLPREENPKRERLSESKVLGILHGRYIACESESALYLVDMHAAHERILYDEFKKHPIKTSQKLVVPVKLNLTQVQRELLEEKKEEIRAFGFEWSGDELIGVPQIKRDLDWKEVFVEVLEAFHLSFAKDPRDSFFATLACKAAVKSEEKVSPEEIHELLRKMDELEVWSCPHGRPLVYSLDFKRLDRYFGR, encoded by the coding sequence GTGCCAATAGTTGAATTGCCACCTGAGGTTGTAAGAAGGATTGCGGCGGGTGAAGTTGTAGATCACCCATCATCCGTGATAAAAGAATTGATAGAAAACAGTTTGGATGCCCAAGCCGATAAGATAAAAGTTGAAATTTACAACGGCGGTAAGTCAAAGATAGTCGTTGAGGATAACGGCATTGGTATGTCTAGCGATGATTTAAAAATAGCCGTTTTGCCCCATACCACATCTAAAATAAAGAAATTCGAGGATCTGTTTGAGATACACTCGTACGGATTCAGAGGCGAAGCGCTCGCATCTATCGGTGCCGTTTCAAAGATGCACATAGAAACTTCGCAAGCGGGTGAACTTGGAGCTTCAATAGAAGTGATAGGCGGAAAAATTGGGGAAATCAAAACAGTCGCAAAAGGCAAGGGAACAAGGATAATCGTTTCCGATCTCTTTTTCAACGTTCCCGCAAGAAGAAAGTTCTTGAGCTCCGCTTCTGTCGAAACAAGAATGGTGACCGAAATAATTCAAAAATTCATTCTATCGCACGATGTAGAATTTCATTATCACCGAGATGGTCAACAGATATTCAACATGAAGAAAGGCATTTCGATAGATCGAAAGATAAAATCTGTCCTTGCAGATGTGGAACTGGTGGAAGTGGATTCGTTTTTTGGTGGAGTTAGAATCCATGGTTACGTGTCTCCGCCTTACGTGGGAAAGAAAAACAGAACAAATGAGATCATCTTCGTCAACGGTCGTTATGTCAGAAGCGGTCTTTTAATGAAAGCCATCGAGACGGGATACGCGGAACATTTGAAAAAGGGAGAATTTCCAACTGCCGTTTTGTTCATAGAATTGCCTCCCCAGCTTGTTGACGTGAATGTTCATCCTCAAAAACTCGAGGTCAAGTTCAGTGACAATTCGAAGATATTCTCAATGGTGGTTTCAGCCGTAAAAAAAGCGCTCGCTTCCCCCAGCGTTTTCCATATTCCCCAACAAGAAGAACCTTCAAAGGTGGAAGAAGAGCCTTCATTTCGTTCTTCTTTTTCGACCTCTGATTCGTCATATTCACCCACTTCACCAAATACGAATTCAACCGTTGCCAAAGGGCCATCCTTCCAGGGAAATGAACGCGAAGAGAAGAGGGCTCCAAACAATCCCTTTCCCTTCGAAATGGGGGTGGATTTTAAAAGAAGGAACGAATCGTTGTTGCCACGTGAAGAAAACCCTAAACGAGAACGCCTTTCCGAATCGAAAGTGTTGGGGATACTTCATGGAAGGTACATAGCTTGTGAATCGGAAAGTGCTTTGTATCTTGTGGATATGCATGCAGCTCATGAAAGAATCCTTTACGACGAATTCAAGAAACATCCCATTAAAACTTCCCAAAAGCTTGTTGTACCTGTAAAACTCAATTTGACTCAAGTTCAACGAGAACTTCTCGAAGAGAAAAAAGAGGAAATAAGGGCTTTTGGCTTTGAATGGTCTGGCGATGAGTTAATAGGCGTTCCGCAAATAAAGAGGGATTTGGATTGGAAAGAGGTATTCGTGGAGGTTTTAGAGGCATTTCATTTATCTTTTGCCAAAGACCCCAGAGACAGCTTCTTTGCAACGCTTGCGTGTAAAGCGGCGGTGAAAAGTGAAGAAAAGGTATCTCCAGAAGAGATTCATGAACTTCTGAGAAAAATGGATGAACTGGAAGTTTGGTCATGTCCTCACGGAAGGCCTCTGGTTTATTCTTTAGATTTCAAAAGATTGGATAGGTATTTCGGAAGATGA
- the glp gene encoding gephyrin-like molybdotransferase Glp: MAEMTDFDEAMEVLNGVKEINEVESVKLLDSLGRVNAEDIISNENFPPFNRSAMDGFAFRIDDLKKMKEPIFKVKNIVLAGHPEKVDLEIGECVRIMTGGKVPEPCDTVIEFEKCEEKDGKIKLLKIPRRFYNIALKGEDLKKGEVALKKGARITPKVVNLLASLGMKNVKVKRKIKIGIISTGDELIDIDEERTEGKIRNSSKYALFSQIKEIHQEHEDLGTVEDDEKAIREALKKGLERDDIILITGGSSAGDKDLTLKVLNGLNAEVLVKKMAIKPGRPTILATIEENGKKKWIFGMPGNPVSTYNVFNLFVKKTIEKMLGTSGITPMILEGVMEFDFKKKKDRLHFIPCKVKADEGAIRIEYLKYNGSGDFTSLSKADGFFLAPKDVEHIQKGEKVKFFFIS, encoded by the coding sequence ATGGCGGAAATGACTGATTTTGACGAAGCAATGGAAGTTTTAAATGGAGTAAAAGAGATAAATGAAGTTGAAAGCGTGAAACTTTTGGATTCCCTTGGAAGGGTAAATGCTGAAGACATCATTTCTAATGAGAATTTTCCACCATTCAATAGATCGGCAATGGATGGATTCGCCTTCAGAATAGATGACTTGAAAAAGATGAAAGAGCCTATTTTCAAAGTTAAAAACATCGTTTTGGCTGGACACCCGGAAAAGGTGGATTTGGAAATAGGCGAATGTGTGAGAATAATGACGGGGGGAAAAGTGCCTGAGCCTTGCGATACGGTAATAGAATTCGAAAAGTGCGAAGAGAAAGACGGAAAGATAAAATTGCTTAAAATTCCACGTCGCTTTTACAACATAGCGTTAAAGGGAGAAGACTTAAAAAAAGGAGAAGTGGCTCTTAAAAAAGGAGCCCGCATAACCCCAAAAGTTGTGAATTTGCTGGCTTCTCTTGGAATGAAAAACGTTAAAGTGAAAAGAAAAATAAAGATAGGTATCATATCCACCGGAGATGAGCTGATCGATATAGATGAAGAGCGAACAGAGGGAAAAATAAGAAACTCTTCAAAGTACGCTCTCTTTTCCCAGATAAAAGAAATACACCAAGAACACGAAGACCTCGGAACGGTTGAAGATGATGAAAAAGCGATAAGAGAAGCTTTGAAAAAGGGCCTTGAACGCGATGACATCATTTTGATAACGGGCGGATCTTCCGCCGGAGATAAAGATCTTACTTTAAAAGTTTTGAACGGTTTAAACGCAGAAGTACTCGTGAAAAAGATGGCCATAAAGCCTGGAAGACCCACCATATTGGCAACTATAGAAGAGAACGGAAAAAAGAAGTGGATATTTGGAATGCCTGGAAATCCCGTTTCCACTTACAACGTCTTCAATTTGTTCGTAAAAAAGACGATCGAAAAGATGTTAGGAACTTCTGGAATTACTCCCATGATTTTGGAAGGTGTTATGGAATTTGATTTCAAGAAAAAGAAAGATAGGCTGCACTTCATTCCTTGCAAGGTGAAGGCGGATGAAGGGGCCATTAGAATAGAGTATCTGAAGTACAACGGTTCTGGCGATTTCACTTCTCTTTCAAAAGCAGACGGTTTTTTCCTGGCCCCAAAAGATGTGGAGCACATCCAAAAGGGAGAAAAGGTAAAGTTCTTTTTCATATCGTAA
- the rpiB gene encoding ribose 5-phosphate isomerase B: protein MKISIGSDHAAFALKEHIAAYLRFKGVEVLDEGTHSEDSVDYPIFAEKVSKDVLEGKADYGILMCGTGLGMSIAANKFKGIYAALCLYPTMAKYARLHNNANVLVMAGRLMGPTLAEETVDTFLSTEFAGARHQRRVDEIKEFENR, encoded by the coding sequence ATGAAAATTTCAATAGGAAGCGATCATGCGGCTTTTGCCCTCAAAGAACATATAGCGGCATATTTAAGGTTTAAGGGGGTAGAAGTGTTGGATGAAGGAACGCATTCAGAAGATTCCGTTGATTATCCCATCTTCGCAGAAAAAGTTTCAAAAGATGTTTTGGAAGGAAAAGCAGACTACGGTATTTTGATGTGCGGTACCGGTTTGGGCATGTCGATAGCGGCGAATAAATTCAAAGGTATCTACGCAGCTTTGTGCCTTTATCCCACAATGGCAAAATATGCAAGGCTTCACAACAACGCGAACGTACTTGTGATGGCAGGAAGATTGATGGGGCCAACGCTCGCCGAAGAAACGGTAGACACTTTTTTGAGCACAGAATTCGCTGGTGCCCGACATCAAAGAAGAGTCGATGAGATAAAGGAGTTTGAAAATCGTTGA
- a CDS encoding STAS domain-containing protein — MEFKSEGKYLVVSPEGDFDVETSRSLKEEVRKRILSGTSNIIIDLTNVSYVDSSGLGTLIALQKDARLNGGSVSIVGASSQIKRVMKMTNLDKLFAFYDKLEEVIK; from the coding sequence ATGGAATTTAAGAGTGAAGGAAAATATTTGGTAGTTTCTCCAGAAGGCGATTTCGACGTTGAAACATCTCGAAGCCTTAAGGAAGAAGTTAGGAAGAGAATTCTTTCTGGCACTTCCAACATAATCATAGACTTGACCAACGTCAGTTACGTAGACAGTTCAGGGTTGGGTACTCTTATAGCTTTGCAAAAAGATGCAAGGCTTAACGGCGGTTCGGTGAGCATTGTAGGAGCTTCATCTCAAATCAAACGCGTTATGAAGATGACGAACCTTGATAAATTATTCGCGTTTTACGACAAATTGGAAGAGGTGATCAAATGA
- a CDS encoding putative ABC transporter permease subunit, whose translation MNSFSKSLSILLKYRFLMWANIPKRRGRKGQSLIFFILMFTIIGASFGIPGYFFMKEIFSGYSQITFGSISLADLFLEISLLGVLALVVLIDTPSVILNVFMSEDVEYLLTLPLPQTAIFYFKVLETLVEGTFPALFFIPIFLAYANVSQMSWYAITLSLLLYVFYVLFCAGISGFISLAVSKFVSKSGTKRFMFFSSIVTLALAYLMMNITSMPAFKSQNIRQALANYVSKVNFPLWPSTWFLNGIKGSYLYSSLLIGASVVLFGISFALSKNSLLTGVSNVKSTSSRKKAFKVYKTKGVFLTLITKEIKMLKREPSILFMVLYPAVFPFIFVLPSTSNPHIFMTGELAGVFMASTYLIISMASLVSIDVKSEWVLKTLPIGKNLMLWAKVLTVVSVYMSVLALTFLAISMFLGGIWYALLVLALSFPAFVATAFFGAYAVTKWPNPSGGVRRPLNLNGGLLSTAIGFLSAACVSAESIYIYFKGNISFLNFSQGIKALLFLILPISVEFVFIIFTIKKVKKLDWGDPFENGI comes from the coding sequence ATGAATTCATTTTCAAAAAGCCTTTCCATACTCCTAAAATACAGGTTCTTGATGTGGGCAAACATTCCAAAGAGGCGTGGAAGAAAAGGACAGAGCTTGATTTTTTTCATCTTGATGTTTACCATCATAGGAGCTTCGTTTGGAATACCGGGATACTTCTTTATGAAAGAAATTTTCAGCGGATACTCGCAAATTACCTTTGGAAGCATATCTTTGGCTGATCTGTTTTTGGAGATATCCTTGTTGGGAGTGTTGGCACTTGTCGTACTCATAGACACCCCGTCGGTTATTTTAAACGTGTTTATGAGTGAAGATGTGGAATATCTTTTAACACTTCCTTTGCCACAGACTGCCATATTTTATTTTAAAGTTCTGGAAACACTTGTGGAAGGTACTTTCCCGGCCTTGTTTTTCATTCCGATTTTTTTGGCATACGCAAACGTTTCGCAAATGAGCTGGTATGCTATCACGCTTTCCCTTCTTTTGTACGTTTTCTACGTTTTGTTTTGTGCTGGAATATCTGGTTTTATATCGTTGGCGGTTTCAAAATTTGTTTCAAAAAGTGGAACGAAGAGGTTCATGTTCTTTTCAAGCATAGTAACCCTAGCCTTGGCGTACTTGATGATGAATATCACTTCCATGCCGGCCTTTAAATCACAAAACATTCGCCAAGCGCTTGCAAATTACGTCTCTAAGGTGAACTTTCCATTATGGCCTTCCACATGGTTTTTGAATGGGATAAAGGGAAGCTATCTTTATTCTTCGCTTTTAATAGGCGCTTCCGTGGTTCTTTTCGGAATTTCATTTGCCTTGTCCAAAAACTCTTTACTCACCGGCGTTTCCAACGTTAAGTCCACATCGAGCAGGAAAAAAGCCTTTAAGGTTTACAAAACCAAGGGAGTTTTTCTCACTTTGATAACGAAGGAAATAAAGATGTTGAAAAGGGAACCATCTATACTTTTCATGGTGTTGTATCCGGCGGTTTTTCCGTTCATTTTCGTGTTGCCCAGCACTTCCAATCCACATATTTTTATGACGGGAGAACTTGCAGGCGTTTTTATGGCTTCAACTTATCTTATAATATCTATGGCATCGTTGGTTTCGATAGACGTGAAATCCGAATGGGTTTTAAAAACCCTTCCAATCGGTAAGAACTTGATGTTATGGGCAAAAGTGTTAACGGTTGTATCTGTTTATATGTCCGTGTTGGCTCTAACTTTCCTGGCGATATCGATGTTTTTAGGCGGAATCTGGTATGCGTTGTTGGTTTTGGCTTTGTCTTTTCCGGCATTTGTGGCAACGGCTTTTTTTGGAGCGTACGCCGTTACTAAATGGCCAAATCCAAGCGGCGGGGTAAGAAGACCTCTCAATTTGAATGGCGGGTTGCTTTCGACAGCAATTGGATTTCTATCAGCGGCATGTGTTTCAGCGGAAAGCATTTACATTTACTTCAAAGGAAATATCAGCTTCCTCAACTTCAGCCAAGGAATTAAGGCGTTGCTGTTTTTGATTTTGCCCATTTCCGTTGAGTTTGTGTTTATAATATTCACAATTAAAAAAGTGAAGAAATTAGATTGGGGTGATCCTTTTGAAAATGGAATTTAA
- a CDS encoding MaoC family dehydratase, whose translation MNFEEIRVGDFKEVSSVVSDEMVRTFAKITGDNNPLHLDEEFAKKTIFKRRIAHGMLVASLISKVLGQDFPGAGTIYVSQNVKFRKPVYVGDEVKIHVEVKGKNEEKRRLYLITDVFDGDVKVISGEAEVYLPKSGE comes from the coding sequence ATGAACTTCGAAGAAATAAGAGTTGGTGATTTCAAAGAAGTTAGCTCTGTTGTAAGCGATGAAATGGTAAGAACATTTGCGAAAATAACTGGTGATAACAATCCTCTTCACTTAGATGAGGAGTTCGCTAAAAAAACAATTTTTAAAAGGAGGATAGCCCATGGAATGTTGGTGGCCTCCCTCATTTCCAAAGTGTTAGGGCAAGATTTTCCTGGTGCTGGTACGATTTACGTATCCCAAAATGTGAAATTCAGAAAGCCTGTTTACGTGGGAGATGAGGTCAAAATACATGTTGAGGTAAAGGGGAAAAACGAAGAGAAACGACGCCTTTATCTCATAACGGATGTTTTTGATGGTGATGTGAAAGTTATTTCAGGAGAAGCCGAAGTCTATCTTCCAAAAAGTGGTGAATAG
- the rlmB gene encoding 23S rRNA (guanosine(2251)-2'-O)-methyltransferase RlmB, whose product MIIYGRNVIKEALNAKVHLSRVYMVDSKNLSQEMKQLENHIRHLKITIEKVDEKKLDAISHSKDHQGIAAKVKTYNYSDTQEILKRIDHDPFILILDRVQDPHNFGAIIRSAYGSGVDFIIIPERGGCPVTPAVLKTSAGYAFKMPICVEKNLARSVEELKKRGVWVYSAVMDGIPYDKMDLRGPIALIFGNEGDGVRKLLIEKSDGKISIPMARKMDSLNVSVSVAIMAFRVMEARRSANS is encoded by the coding sequence ATGATAATTTACGGAAGAAATGTCATAAAAGAGGCTCTTAATGCCAAAGTGCATCTTAGCAGAGTTTACATGGTGGATTCAAAAAATCTTTCGCAAGAGATGAAGCAACTCGAAAACCATATTCGACATCTGAAGATCACCATAGAAAAAGTTGATGAGAAGAAGTTGGATGCGATTTCCCATTCTAAAGATCATCAGGGAATAGCCGCTAAGGTTAAAACATACAATTACAGCGACACCCAGGAGATTTTAAAAAGAATCGATCATGATCCCTTTATCCTCATTTTGGATAGAGTTCAGGATCCTCATAACTTCGGTGCCATCATAAGAAGCGCGTATGGATCGGGAGTGGATTTCATCATAATTCCAGAAAGAGGAGGATGCCCTGTCACGCCTGCGGTTTTGAAGACATCTGCCGGATATGCCTTCAAAATGCCGATTTGCGTTGAAAAGAATCTCGCAAGAAGCGTTGAAGAATTGAAAAAAAGAGGTGTGTGGGTTTATTCAGCGGTAATGGATGGAATTCCTTATGACAAGATGGATCTTCGCGGACCGATAGCCCTCATTTTTGGAAATGAGGGAGATGGGGTGAGAAAATTACTTATAGAGAAAAGTGATGGGAAAATTTCCATTCCTATGGCAAGAAAGATGGATTCTTTGAATGTTTCCGTTAGCGTAGCGATAATGGCATTTCGTGTGATGGAGGCGAGAAGAAGTGCCAATAGTTGA
- a CDS encoding molybdenum cofactor synthesis domain-containing protein — MIKIAILTISDKGSRGERKDTSSLVIREMVKKIGEVIAYDLVPDEKDMIIERLKYFCDDLKVDLVLTTGGTGFSPRDVTPEATKAVIEKEVPGIPEAMRIFSFKKSPLSVLSREIAGIRKGTLIVNLPGSPKGVRENLEVVVDQLVHGIKILRGEKLDLAKEE, encoded by the coding sequence TTGATCAAAATTGCCATATTGACGATCAGTGACAAAGGTTCACGTGGTGAAAGAAAGGACACGAGCTCGTTGGTCATAAGGGAAATGGTGAAAAAGATAGGTGAAGTAATCGCGTACGATTTGGTTCCAGATGAAAAGGACATGATAATAGAAAGGTTGAAATACTTTTGTGACGATTTAAAAGTTGATCTTGTCCTCACGACTGGTGGAACCGGCTTTAGTCCAAGGGATGTTACTCCTGAGGCAACGAAAGCTGTCATAGAAAAAGAGGTGCCTGGAATTCCAGAAGCTATGCGAATTTTCTCTTTCAAAAAATCCCCCCTGTCTGTACTTTCTCGAGAAATTGCCGGAATACGAAAAGGCACTCTGATAGTAAATCTTCCCGGTAGTCCAAAGGGTGTGAGAGAAAACCTTGAAGTTGTCGTGGATCAGTTGGTTCACGGAATAAAAATCTTAAGGGGAGAAAAACTTGACCTTGCCAAGGAGGAGTAA